The Geoglobus acetivorans genome window below encodes:
- a CDS encoding MFS transporter, which yields MVSVRKTLLLTGLVLITFASQAIWVTFSPVTTLVAQNLGVPAEYVGYLAVTYPLFFLILTVPSGILLDRNFRLWLLFGTVMTFIGGAGRLLDHTNYFWLLLCQLFSATGQPFLLNAFVPFASRMYAERRSVVISVLSLSMYLGTVFSLLVGYEFYADGGLFALIMPPALLSAIGFAFFVSGYRVLDSVPVDRRAFRFSDVVGRKDLWIIGIILGLGVAAFDNLATWLQPALESVKLGEIAGDAVAVSIVLGLVGVAAIPGFISAKNARTRYMRGVVPLIAGFFVILAILPSKLLVFVFLGLAGLLMLPAYPLIMDWIGYFHEKRIQGSATGFVGLVSRAISVMLMFIAPYFIYSARAYFTFLASVVTIAFFFTMILPDDRKMKKDHS from the coding sequence ATGGTATCGGTGAGAAAGACCTTACTCCTTACGGGCCTCGTGCTCATAACATTTGCCTCTCAGGCAATCTGGGTAACGTTCTCTCCGGTAACGACTTTGGTTGCCCAGAATCTCGGAGTTCCTGCAGAGTATGTTGGTTATCTGGCGGTAACCTACCCTCTCTTCTTTCTGATTCTCACGGTTCCTTCTGGAATTCTTCTTGACAGAAACTTCAGACTGTGGCTTTTGTTTGGCACGGTTATGACGTTCATCGGTGGTGCTGGAAGGCTTCTGGATCACACAAATTATTTCTGGCTCCTTCTGTGTCAGCTTTTTTCTGCAACAGGCCAGCCATTCCTTCTGAATGCGTTCGTTCCCTTCGCTTCGAGGATGTATGCTGAAAGGAGGTCTGTGGTCATATCAGTGCTGAGCCTCTCCATGTATCTCGGCACAGTTTTCTCCCTCCTGGTGGGGTATGAGTTTTACGCAGATGGCGGCTTGTTCGCCCTTATAATGCCCCCTGCTCTGCTCTCGGCTATCGGCTTTGCATTTTTCGTTTCTGGCTACAGGGTGCTTGATTCAGTCCCAGTCGACCGGCGTGCTTTCAGGTTTTCTGACGTTGTTGGAAGAAAAGACCTGTGGATAATCGGAATAATCCTCGGACTTGGAGTTGCTGCATTTGACAACCTTGCAACATGGCTCCAGCCGGCTCTCGAATCCGTGAAGCTCGGTGAGATTGCAGGAGATGCAGTTGCAGTTTCGATCGTTCTTGGTCTCGTTGGCGTGGCAGCAATTCCCGGTTTCATCTCAGCTAAAAATGCAAGAACCCGGTACATGAGAGGGGTGGTTCCGCTTATAGCCGGATTCTTTGTCATACTCGCCATTCTGCCATCGAAGCTACTGGTCTTTGTCTTTCTTGGACTTGCGGGATTGCTTATGCTTCCAGCGTATCCCCTGATAATGGACTGGATAGGTTACTTCCATGAAAAAAGAATACAGGGTAGTGCAACAGGTTTTGTCGGGCTCGTTAGCAGGGCAATATCGGTTATGCTGATGTTCATAGCTCCATACTTCATCTACAGTGCAAGGGCCTACTTCACCTTCCTGGCTTCAGTCGTAACCATTGCTTTCTTCTTTACGATGATCCTCCCAGATGACAGAAAAATGAAAAAAGATCATTCATAA
- a CDS encoding iron-containing alcohol dehydrogenase codes for MRLTKIAEIPSFVEISESARKKVAQVMELSGLSNTVLLSGRKSYELAGKKIREKIRGSVLDVFFVETASMEEVRKLEFSMAYSDIDSVMGIGGGKVLDVGKVLASELNVPFISIPTVASHDGVASPVASFKEKNRPASLSVNPPAIILADLTILRKSPVRYLRAGFGDLISNITAVRDWELSRDKTGEAYSEVAASMAVMPANLMIKSASLDIQNLKTLEMLVRGLVLSGVSISIAGSSRPASGAEHKFSHALDYLGYGQGLHGEQVGIGAIIMEYLHQKYYGTGDWEAVKDALESVQAPTTAREIGVTKEQVVEALLFARQIRKKRYTILEDINAGRDELELAVEKTGVA; via the coding sequence ATGAGGCTGACAAAAATTGCTGAAATACCGAGTTTTGTGGAAATCAGTGAAAGTGCGAGAAAAAAAGTCGCTCAGGTAATGGAGCTCTCAGGACTGTCGAACACTGTATTGCTTAGCGGTAGGAAAAGCTACGAACTTGCAGGAAAGAAGATTCGGGAAAAAATAAGGGGCAGCGTGCTGGATGTGTTCTTTGTCGAGACTGCGAGTATGGAGGAGGTCAGAAAGCTTGAATTCAGCATGGCTTACAGCGACATCGACTCGGTTATGGGCATAGGTGGGGGCAAGGTTCTCGACGTTGGAAAGGTTCTTGCATCCGAATTAAATGTACCCTTCATAAGCATTCCAACCGTTGCGAGCCACGATGGTGTGGCTTCACCAGTTGCAAGTTTCAAGGAAAAGAACCGGCCTGCATCGTTATCTGTAAATCCCCCGGCAATAATACTTGCGGATCTTACAATTCTTAGGAAAAGTCCTGTGAGGTATCTGAGGGCAGGCTTTGGAGACCTCATATCCAACATAACTGCTGTCAGAGACTGGGAATTGTCGAGGGATAAAACAGGAGAGGCATACAGCGAGGTTGCCGCATCGATGGCTGTTATGCCTGCAAATCTGATGATAAAGTCTGCCAGTCTTGACATCCAGAATCTGAAAACCCTCGAGATGCTTGTCAGGGGGCTTGTTCTGAGCGGTGTGTCGATAAGCATTGCGGGGTCAAGCAGACCAGCAAGCGGGGCGGAACATAAATTCAGTCATGCCCTCGACTACCTCGGATACGGGCAGGGACTGCATGGAGAACAGGTTGGTATTGGGGCAATAATCATGGAGTATCTGCATCAGAAATACTATGGCACGGGAGACTGGGAGGCTGTAAAAGATGCCCTTGAAAGCGTTCAGGCACCAACAACCGCAAGGGAAATTGGGGTGACGAAGGAACAGGTGGTTGAGGCGCTGTTATTTGCAAGACAGATCCGTAAGAAGAGGTATACGATTCTGGAAGATATCAACGCTGGAAGGGATGAGCTGGAGCTTGCCGTTGAAAAGACGGGGGTTGCTTAG
- a CDS encoding acyl-CoA dehydrogenase family protein: MLENNFFLDEEIVRLREEVKEFASSVDPELLRKMDRDEVDYPLDFIRDAGKKGLLGLRFPEEYGGRGLTWLAESVAVEEVGVLGMGLGCAYSMISIVGEAIYRFGQEWQKEEFLKSIIKGKKIAAEGLTEPRGGSDFFGTTTRAEKKGNKWILNGAKRFIAGGKVADFYLIYARTDPNAPGHKAMTAFLVERDMGVEIEDLHNLMGFRGMGTARIAFNNVEVPDEYRVGEVNNARVIFNRMMIPERLTSAAGALGLARAGIEIAMRYSAKRKAFGRKIREFQGVSFKVAESVAKLDSARALVYTAAKAVDEYDAGRSSMDPRRLVSEAKMIATDFGWEIINNAMQILGGIGYTQVYPVERMLRDMRLAPIWTGSNEIMKLLIQHEAYKMLDIPSKDRDYEKDAMDWYKEFEKVYE; encoded by the coding sequence TTGCTGGAGAACAACTTTTTCCTTGACGAGGAGATTGTAAGGCTGAGAGAGGAGGTAAAGGAGTTTGCAAGTTCTGTGGATCCGGAACTGCTCAGGAAAATGGACAGGGATGAGGTGGATTACCCCCTCGACTTCATAAGAGATGCGGGGAAAAAAGGCCTTCTCGGACTGAGGTTTCCGGAGGAGTATGGAGGAAGAGGATTAACCTGGCTTGCAGAAAGTGTCGCTGTTGAGGAGGTTGGCGTTCTTGGAATGGGGCTTGGGTGTGCATATTCAATGATCAGCATTGTGGGAGAAGCGATCTATCGCTTTGGTCAGGAATGGCAGAAGGAGGAATTTCTCAAGTCAATCATAAAGGGAAAGAAGATTGCCGCAGAAGGACTTACGGAGCCGAGAGGGGGCAGTGATTTCTTCGGCACGACAACAAGAGCCGAAAAGAAGGGCAACAAATGGATCCTGAACGGAGCAAAAAGATTCATAGCTGGTGGAAAGGTAGCTGATTTCTACCTCATATACGCAAGAACAGACCCAAACGCCCCTGGACACAAGGCCATGACTGCTTTTCTGGTTGAAAGAGACATGGGGGTTGAGATCGAAGACCTGCACAACCTCATGGGGTTCAGGGGAATGGGTACGGCAAGAATAGCATTCAACAATGTTGAGGTGCCGGATGAGTACAGGGTTGGCGAGGTTAACAACGCAAGGGTGATATTCAACAGGATGATGATTCCTGAAAGGTTGACATCCGCTGCAGGAGCTCTGGGACTTGCAAGAGCAGGTATCGAAATCGCCATGAGATATTCTGCCAAGAGAAAGGCATTTGGAAGAAAAATAAGAGAGTTTCAGGGTGTGAGCTTCAAAGTTGCTGAAAGTGTGGCAAAACTTGATTCTGCCAGAGCGCTTGTTTACACGGCGGCGAAGGCCGTTGATGAATACGACGCTGGAAGAAGCAGTATGGATCCGAGAAGACTTGTAAGCGAAGCCAAAATGATTGCAACAGACTTTGGATGGGAGATCATAAACAACGCCATGCAGATTCTCGGAGGGATTGGATACACCCAGGTTTACCCTGTCGAAAGGATGCTCAGAGACATGCGTCTTGCCCCGATCTGGACGGGAAGCAACGAAATCATGAAGCTCCTGATACAGCATGAAGCATACAAGATGCTCGACATACCATCAAAGGACAGAGACTACGAAAAGGACGCGATGGACTGGTATAAAGAATTTGAAAAAGTTTATGAATGA
- a CDS encoding cysteine-rich small domain-containing protein → MNLRERTLKELFQTLSGVEKEECEYYPCHFDGQDCSFCFCPFYPCLIYETGGKFKDDKVWSCVDCHYIHKKEIADEIKLEFSSYPFQILAEEDWFFFNEILQNLLFKEVRWKKSGKALTLYDENSEEWYLIKLRGFEIERIEKGKLEELSQYEGILIPKQPPSFQRQAPAHPFQR, encoded by the coding sequence ATGAACCTCAGGGAGAGGACGCTTAAGGAGCTTTTCCAGACCCTGTCCGGTGTTGAAAAAGAAGAATGCGAGTACTACCCGTGCCACTTTGATGGACAGGATTGCTCTTTCTGCTTCTGCCCGTTCTACCCCTGCCTGATATACGAGACTGGAGGGAAGTTCAAGGACGATAAGGTGTGGAGCTGTGTCGACTGCCACTATATCCATAAAAAAGAGATTGCTGATGAAATAAAGCTCGAGTTTTCATCATATCCATTCCAGATTCTTGCTGAGGAGGACTGGTTTTTCTTCAACGAAATACTCCAAAACCTCCTTTTCAAAGAAGTGAGGTGGAAAAAGTCCGGAAAGGCTTTAACACTCTACGACGAAAATTCAGAAGAGTGGTATTTGATAAAGCTAAGAGGATTCGAAATAGAGAGGATAGAAAAAGGAAAACTCGAAGAGCTCAGCCAGTATGAAGGGATTCTAATCCCTAAGCAACCCCCGTCTTTTCAACGGCAAGCTCCAGCTCATCCCTTCCAGCGTTGA
- a CDS encoding ARMT1-like domain-containing protein, with product MRIHARCPSCLLNRVYQECRYITDDEDLIGRIMERAMEIVLEEYRKKGVNAVSATRVHREVYRMLGTHDPYADVKKIANEQAMNALPVARKYIENGDRFRNAVIASIIGNSFDYGVLGHEVNDGEFELYFEREFKRGLAIDDTDEIRHLAKGNVVYLADNAGEIILDRLLVEEIKRLGGFVSFVVRGKPVLSDATMEDARIAGISEVADEILTNGKGAIGIIEEELPEDTKERLENADLIISKGMANYECLSEGDYSNVAFLLKAKCEPVAGDVGVKVGDMVAMLR from the coding sequence ATGAGAATACACGCAAGGTGTCCGAGCTGTCTGCTCAATAGAGTCTATCAGGAATGTCGCTACATAACAGATGATGAAGACCTGATCGGCAGGATAATGGAAAGAGCGATGGAAATCGTTCTTGAGGAGTACAGAAAAAAGGGCGTAAATGCTGTATCTGCAACAAGAGTACACAGGGAAGTTTACAGAATGCTTGGTACCCATGACCCGTATGCTGACGTGAAAAAGATAGCAAATGAACAGGCAATGAACGCACTGCCAGTAGCAAGAAAATACATTGAAAATGGAGACAGGTTCAGGAACGCAGTCATAGCGAGCATAATAGGAAACAGCTTCGATTACGGGGTTCTCGGACATGAGGTCAACGACGGCGAATTCGAACTGTACTTTGAAAGAGAGTTTAAACGGGGGCTTGCCATCGACGACACGGATGAAATCCGGCACCTGGCAAAAGGAAATGTCGTTTACCTTGCAGACAATGCTGGAGAGATCATCCTCGACAGGTTGCTTGTTGAGGAGATTAAGAGACTCGGAGGTTTTGTCAGCTTTGTTGTAAGAGGAAAACCGGTTTTGAGCGACGCCACAATGGAGGATGCAAGGATTGCCGGAATCAGCGAGGTGGCTGATGAAATACTGACAAACGGAAAGGGCGCGATAGGCATAATCGAAGAAGAGCTGCCTGAAGACACGAAAGAAAGGCTCGAAAATGCAGACCTAATAATTTCCAAGGGTATGGCGAACTACGAATGTCTTTCAGAAGGCGATTACAGCAATGTGGCGTTTCTGCTCAAGGCAAAGTGTGAACCGGTTGCAGGAGATGTCGGAGTGAAGGTCGGAGACATGGTGGCGATGCTGAGATGA
- a CDS encoding thioredoxin fold domain-containing protein, whose translation MNKTLLSSALIVAGLALIAYGILPNSGSFDESEWYSLGKALELAKKENKMVFVFVSSDTCVYCEKMKVEVFSDKQLMDKLKSKYIPALVNAEKDVEDVRRIAKLFGGDFGYPAFVIFSPDGVPVNGWSGFVTKEELEKILDI comes from the coding sequence ATGAACAAAACCCTCTTATCCTCTGCCCTCATAGTTGCCGGTCTGGCTCTCATAGCGTACGGAATTCTGCCGAATTCAGGTTCATTTGATGAAAGTGAATGGTACAGTCTTGGAAAAGCTCTGGAACTTGCTAAAAAAGAGAACAAAATGGTGTTTGTTTTTGTAAGCTCCGATACCTGCGTTTACTGCGAAAAAATGAAAGTTGAGGTTTTCAGCGATAAGCAGTTGATGGATAAACTCAAATCCAAATACATTCCCGCACTTGTTAATGCTGAAAAGGACGTTGAGGATGTAAGGCGTATTGCAAAGCTTTTTGGAGGGGATTTCGGCTATCCAGCGTTTGTTATCTTCTCTCCTGATGGTGTTCCTGTCAATGGCTGGTCAGGATTTGTAACCAAAGAGGAGCTTGAGAAAATTCTTGACATCTGA
- a CDS encoding AMP-binding protein, with translation MRTFGNLLERASKLFSDVEVVGPEGRTNYRKLFEDVLKLAGWLKGELGLKKGEVVAVADWNTLEFMKLVYAIPIAGGIVYPVNIRLPPEQILYTLEKSDAKTLIFSRDFELLTKKFEGRHISIDEVGRGEKIQDTTEQQDDAVIMFTSGTTGLPKAVKYSHEKFIDGALSIATQLTTQESPAKLTRNDVIFPQIPMYHIVSWGSVFIAPYLGLKLVLGGKFEPGTVVETIKSEGATWINAVPTMIHMLIESSQDFGGIKALVGGSAVTKKLAEKMKERNIEFSMIYGATDMLAASISIYTSYTRSEDMLREITHPVPFADFKIRKFENSDMGEILFRAPWLPMGYYKDEQKTKESYTEDGWFITGDIGIEMPDGGIKILDRFKDAIKSGGEWIPTSILESVISEIEGVELVAVVGKRDEKWDERPVAIIKAYKEIEKSTVTEYLKKAAEEGRIAKWWIPDEIVFVEDMPLTSTGKISKLELKNRLGW, from the coding sequence ATGAGAACTTTTGGCAACCTGCTGGAGAGGGCCTCGAAACTATTTTCGGATGTCGAGGTTGTGGGCCCAGAGGGCAGAACAAACTACAGGAAGCTTTTCGAAGATGTTTTGAAACTTGCTGGCTGGCTCAAGGGAGAACTCGGTTTGAAAAAAGGGGAGGTTGTTGCCGTTGCGGACTGGAACACTCTCGAATTCATGAAGCTCGTGTATGCCATTCCGATCGCAGGTGGAATTGTTTATCCCGTAAACATCAGGCTTCCTCCTGAACAGATACTGTACACTCTTGAAAAATCAGATGCGAAGACCCTGATATTTTCCAGAGACTTCGAATTGCTCACCAAAAAATTTGAGGGCAGACACATAAGCATTGACGAGGTTGGAAGGGGAGAGAAAATACAGGATACGACAGAACAGCAGGACGATGCGGTTATAATGTTCACCAGCGGTACCACCGGTCTGCCCAAGGCAGTGAAATACAGCCACGAGAAATTCATAGATGGTGCTTTGAGCATCGCCACCCAGCTTACAACCCAAGAAAGTCCGGCAAAGCTAACCCGGAATGATGTCATATTCCCTCAGATTCCAATGTACCACATAGTCTCATGGGGTTCAGTTTTCATAGCCCCTTACCTGGGACTGAAACTGGTTCTCGGAGGGAAATTTGAGCCGGGTACAGTGGTAGAGACAATAAAGAGTGAAGGGGCCACATGGATAAACGCCGTTCCAACGATGATACACATGCTCATTGAGAGCAGTCAGGACTTTGGCGGCATCAAGGCTCTTGTCGGAGGGAGTGCAGTTACGAAAAAGCTTGCAGAAAAGATGAAAGAACGAAACATAGAGTTCTCAATGATATATGGAGCTACAGACATGCTTGCAGCCTCAATTTCGATCTACACATCTTACACCAGAAGCGAAGATATGCTGAGGGAAATCACTCACCCAGTACCATTTGCAGATTTTAAGATAAGGAAATTCGAAAACTCTGACATGGGGGAAATCCTCTTCAGGGCGCCCTGGCTTCCGATGGGATATTACAAGGACGAGCAGAAAACAAAGGAAAGCTACACAGAAGACGGGTGGTTCATCACCGGAGATATAGGCATAGAGATGCCGGATGGTGGCATAAAGATACTCGACAGGTTCAAGGATGCCATAAAAAGCGGTGGAGAGTGGATCCCCACGAGCATTCTGGAAAGCGTGATTTCAGAGATTGAAGGTGTGGAGCTCGTCGCCGTTGTTGGCAAAAGGGATGAAAAATGGGATGAAAGGCCAGTGGCAATCATAAAAGCCTACAAAGAAATTGAAAAAAGTACCGTCACAGAATACCTCAAAAAGGCTGCTGAAGAGGGGAGAATAGCTAAATGGTGGATTCCAGACGAAATCGTATTTGTGGAGGACATGCCCCTTACAAGCACAGGTAAAATAAGCAAGCTTGAGCTTAAAAACAGACTGGGGTGGTAG
- a CDS encoding DEAD/DEAH box helicase codes for MDVGELEPFISKFGVDVLRKRGINELYPPQKEAVEKGIFSDRNFVIAIPTASGKTLIAELAMVHETIKGGKCLYTVPLKALASEKFKEFKKWEEIGLRVAVSTGDYESKDDWLGEADIIVTTSEKADSLIRNQAGWIRNISMLVIDEAHLIDSARRGAVIEILVAKLRKINPSARIIALSATIPNADEIAEWLGAELLTSEWRPVPLYEGVFYPGKVLRINDGRVTEIKAGKSLESLVKETLSDGGQVLIFESTRRYTESLAEKLIPVVREYSDENPELSEDILLENDGEMSNKLARCVRFGTAFHHAGLLGYQREIVEEGFKKGKIKVVTATPTLAAGVNLPARRVIIKGIRRYESGIGNVFINVSEYKQMAGRAGRPGLDSHGEALIISKTKNEALELIKRFVMGEPEKVISKLGSENHLRFHTLSIIAEEIANSEDEIENFFSSTFFAHQNEFTMKWEIKRILLQLVKWDFVNADGSLVATEIGKLVSKLYIDPLTGFIFKEAGKRFSELTDMAILHLICRTPDMELLYLRKSDDWIEDEAGFFREELTYFPSYYSAEYDWFLKEFKTALMLYDWINERDEDIICGKYGIAPGDVRRIVETAEWLLHALTRMFEFMENPMTTRTARLEERVKHGVKEDLVELVKLKWVGRKRARKLLNAGIKNIEDLHEKRNIAERLIGRRIVEKILEDTS; via the coding sequence ATGGACGTCGGAGAGCTTGAACCATTCATCTCGAAGTTCGGAGTCGATGTGTTGAGGAAAAGGGGAATAAACGAACTGTACCCTCCACAGAAGGAGGCCGTCGAGAAGGGCATTTTCTCAGACAGGAACTTTGTCATAGCCATACCAACTGCAAGCGGCAAAACCCTGATTGCCGAGCTTGCAATGGTTCACGAGACCATTAAAGGAGGAAAATGTCTCTACACCGTCCCGCTGAAAGCCCTCGCGAGTGAGAAATTCAAGGAATTTAAAAAATGGGAGGAAATTGGACTGAGAGTTGCAGTTTCCACGGGAGACTACGAGAGCAAAGACGACTGGCTGGGTGAGGCAGACATAATTGTAACGACGAGCGAAAAGGCGGATTCCCTCATCAGAAACCAGGCAGGATGGATAAGAAACATAAGCATGCTGGTAATTGACGAGGCACACCTCATAGATTCCGCCAGAAGGGGAGCAGTTATAGAAATTCTGGTCGCGAAGCTGAGAAAAATTAACCCCTCTGCAAGAATTATCGCGCTTTCTGCAACAATTCCCAACGCGGATGAGATTGCAGAGTGGCTTGGTGCAGAACTTCTGACCAGCGAATGGCGGCCCGTTCCTCTTTACGAGGGAGTATTTTATCCCGGAAAAGTTCTGAGGATAAACGACGGTAGAGTTACAGAGATAAAAGCCGGAAAAAGCCTTGAAAGCCTTGTTAAGGAAACCCTTTCAGACGGCGGTCAGGTTCTCATATTCGAATCCACGAGGAGATACACGGAAAGTCTCGCGGAAAAACTCATCCCTGTTGTCAGGGAATATTCAGACGAAAATCCTGAACTCTCCGAGGATATTCTGCTTGAAAATGATGGAGAGATGAGCAACAAACTTGCCAGATGCGTTAGATTCGGGACCGCTTTTCATCATGCAGGTCTGCTCGGATATCAGAGAGAGATCGTTGAAGAGGGTTTCAAAAAAGGCAAAATAAAGGTCGTAACCGCAACGCCAACACTGGCTGCTGGAGTGAACCTACCTGCAAGGAGGGTCATAATCAAGGGAATAAGAAGATACGAATCGGGAATCGGAAACGTGTTTATCAATGTTAGCGAATACAAGCAGATGGCTGGAAGAGCCGGAAGACCAGGGCTTGACAGCCATGGTGAGGCTCTGATAATATCAAAAACGAAAAATGAGGCTCTTGAGTTGATTAAGAGATTCGTGATGGGAGAACCTGAAAAGGTAATCTCCAAGCTCGGAAGTGAAAACCATCTGAGGTTTCACACTCTCAGCATTATAGCCGAAGAGATTGCAAACAGCGAGGATGAAATCGAGAATTTCTTTTCCTCAACGTTCTTCGCACACCAGAACGAGTTCACGATGAAGTGGGAAATAAAGAGGATACTTCTCCAGCTCGTTAAATGGGACTTCGTAAATGCCGATGGAAGTCTTGTCGCAACAGAGATTGGAAAGCTTGTATCCAAGCTGTACATTGATCCATTAACAGGCTTCATATTCAAAGAAGCCGGAAAAAGGTTTTCCGAGCTCACAGATATGGCAATCCTCCATCTGATATGCAGAACACCGGATATGGAGCTGCTCTACCTCAGAAAAAGCGACGACTGGATAGAAGACGAAGCCGGGTTTTTCAGAGAGGAGCTTACGTATTTTCCCTCTTACTACTCTGCAGAATATGACTGGTTCCTTAAAGAATTCAAAACTGCGCTCATGCTCTACGACTGGATAAACGAGAGAGATGAAGACATTATCTGTGGAAAATACGGTATCGCTCCTGGAGACGTCAGAAGGATCGTCGAGACTGCCGAATGGCTCCTGCATGCACTGACAAGGATGTTCGAGTTCATGGAGAACCCGATGACCACAAGAACTGCAAGGCTCGAAGAAAGGGTAAAGCATGGAGTGAAAGAAGATCTCGTCGAGCTTGTAAAGCTGAAATGGGTCGGAAGGAAAAGAGCAAGGAAACTGCTCAATGCAGGAATAAAAAACATTGAAGATCTCCATGAAAAGAGAAATATTGCTGAAAGACTCATTGGCAGGAGAATCGTTGAGAAGATACTTGAGGATACCAGCTGA
- the gyrB gene encoding DNA topoisomerase (ATP-hydrolyzing) subunit B codes for MEYSAEHIEVLSDLEAVRKRPGMYIGGIGIRGLHHLLWEVVDNSIDEALAGHCNRIKVILHEDGSASVEDNGRGIPTEMHPLGKSALEIVLTKLHAGGKFSKKAYKVSGGLHGVGISVVNALSEWLEVYVRRNGKIYFQRYERGRPVTELKILGETDETGTLVRFKPDEEIFETTEFRYDIVAHRLRELAFLTKGVRIEFIDERKNKREVFYSENGILDYIKVLNKTKPKLHEPIYIQEGSNSTDVEIAIQFTDTDHEVVLAYANNIHNDEGGTHVIGFRAGLTRALNEYGKKKLKKYTPLSGLDIREGLTTIISVKLPEPQFEGQTKTKLSNSEVKSIVESIVYRRVLEWLEEHPDDANKIIEKCQTTRRAREAAKRARELVKRKSDVATLPGKLADCSSRNPEERELFIVEGESAGGSAKQARDRRFQAILPIRGKIINVEKAGMVKVLKNQEVKAIISAIGAGMGNEFDINRIRYGKVIIMTDADVDGAHIRTLLLTFFYRYMRPLIEYGHLYIAQPPLYRVKKGKKTYYVYSDAELEDLMKRIGNADVQRYKGLGEMNPEQLWETTMNPQNRVLVKVALEDAAMAEELITVLMGEDVEDRRRFIMEHSKEVRNLDV; via the coding sequence ATGGAGTATTCTGCCGAGCACATAGAGGTTCTAAGCGACCTCGAGGCCGTTAGAAAAAGACCTGGAATGTATATAGGAGGCATTGGGATTAGAGGGCTCCACCACCTGCTGTGGGAAGTGGTGGATAACTCGATAGATGAAGCGCTTGCAGGTCACTGCAACCGCATAAAAGTCATTCTGCACGAGGACGGGAGTGCAAGTGTTGAAGATAATGGTAGAGGAATTCCGACGGAAATGCACCCTCTCGGAAAGTCGGCTCTGGAAATCGTGCTTACCAAGCTGCATGCTGGAGGAAAATTCAGCAAGAAGGCTTACAAGGTATCTGGAGGACTGCACGGAGTTGGCATATCCGTCGTCAATGCTCTTTCAGAATGGCTTGAGGTTTACGTGAGGAGAAACGGGAAGATTTACTTTCAGCGTTACGAGAGAGGGAGACCGGTAACGGAACTTAAGATTCTCGGAGAGACAGACGAAACCGGGACTCTTGTAAGATTTAAACCGGATGAGGAGATTTTTGAAACGACAGAATTCAGATATGATATTGTAGCCCACAGACTCAGAGAGCTTGCTTTTCTGACAAAGGGTGTCAGGATAGAATTTATAGATGAGAGAAAGAACAAAAGAGAGGTATTCTATTCGGAAAATGGAATACTCGATTACATCAAAGTCCTGAACAAGACAAAACCAAAACTTCATGAGCCGATTTACATTCAGGAAGGTTCCAACAGTACCGATGTTGAAATTGCAATCCAGTTTACAGATACCGACCATGAGGTTGTTCTCGCCTATGCCAACAACATCCACAACGACGAGGGCGGAACACACGTTATCGGATTCCGAGCAGGACTTACCAGAGCTTTGAACGAGTACGGCAAAAAGAAATTGAAAAAATACACTCCCCTTTCCGGGCTGGATATAAGAGAAGGTCTTACAACAATAATCTCCGTTAAGCTCCCTGAACCACAGTTTGAAGGTCAGACCAAGACAAAACTCAGCAACAGCGAAGTCAAGAGCATTGTTGAAAGTATTGTTTACAGAAGGGTGCTCGAGTGGCTGGAAGAACATCCGGACGATGCAAACAAAATAATTGAAAAGTGTCAGACAACAAGGAGAGCGAGGGAGGCTGCGAAAAGGGCAAGAGAGCTTGTTAAAAGGAAAAGCGACGTGGCAACCCTGCCGGGAAAACTCGCAGACTGCTCATCGAGAAATCCGGAGGAAAGAGAACTCTTCATAGTTGAGGGGGAGTCCGCTGGAGGTTCTGCAAAGCAGGCGAGAGACAGGAGATTTCAGGCCATACTCCCAATAAGAGGTAAAATCATAAATGTGGAAAAAGCAGGAATGGTGAAGGTCCTCAAAAATCAGGAAGTAAAAGCAATAATTTCGGCTATAGGGGCAGGAATGGGAAATGAATTTGACATAAACAGGATAAGATACGGCAAGGTCATTATCATGACGGATGCAGATGTCGACGGCGCCCACATAAGAACCCTGCTTCTCACGTTCTTTTACCGTTACATGCGACCCCTGATTGAGTACGGGCACCTCTATATTGCCCAGCCCCCGCTTTACAGGGTCAAGAAAGGCAAGAAGACGTACTACGTGTATTCCGATGCCGAGCTTGAGGATCTGATGAAGAGAATAGGCAACGCAGATGTGCAGAGATACAAGGGTCTTGGAGAGATGAATCCAGAACAGCTGTGGGAAACAACAATGAACCCGCAGAACAGAGTGCTGGTGAAGGTTGCGCTTGAGGATGCTGCAATGGCTGAGGAGCTCATCACAGTCCTGATGGGAGAGGACGTCGAGGACAGAAGAAGGTTTATCATGGAGCATTCAAAGGAAGTGAGAAACCTGGATGTGTAA